GAGACGAACTCGTCTGCGTCGAAACCGTCGATCATGAAGAGGCTCATGGAGCGGACCGCGGCGCCGCTCAAGCCTCCGCCGGATCCTTCAGCACCTGCGCGTGGCTCCAGCCGCCCTCCTCCTCGACGAAGCGCACGGGCTCGGCGGCTTCGAACCGGCTGCCGGTCCAGCGCTTGAGCCCGAGCGTCACCTCGTGCGCGGACACTTCGAGGATGTTGAAGCTCTGCTCCTCCTCGCGGGTCCGGACGCTGGTCGCGGTCCCGGCCTGGATCACGAGCGCGCCGCCCGCGCGCGTCACGAGATCGCGCGCATAATGGGTCGAGGCGCGGTGGTTGTGCCCGGCGAGGAGCAGGTCGATCCCGAGGTCGTTGACGACGTCGAGCGCGAGCTCCTGCCGACCGATCGCCTTGCCGAGGATGCCCGCGTCGTCGACCGGGAGCGCGAACAATGGATGGTGCGTGACGAGCACCTTGAGGTCGCCCTTGGGCGCGGCATCGAAATGCTCGCGCACGAAATCGATCTGCTCGCGGCTGACCTTGCCGTCCTTGATCGTCAGCGAGCGGGCGGTGTTGAGGCCGAGGACCGACGCGCCCGGCAACTGGTGCCAGGGGCAAAGCGTCCCATCGATGAATTTCTTGTAACGCGACAAGGGCGAGAGGAAGCGCCGG
This genomic window from Sphingomonas rosea contains:
- a CDS encoding metallophosphoesterase: MASLVQLSDLHFGAHDEEIVRAVEQEVDAARPDLVIISGDFTQRARTEQFQRAGQFLERLRDAGHEVLAVPGNHDVPLYDVLRRFLSPLSRYKKFIDGTLCPWHQLPGASVLGLNTARSLTIKDGKVSREQIDFVREHFDAAPKGDLKVLVTHHPLFALPVDDAGILGKAIGRQELALDVVNDLGIDLLLAGHNHRASTHYARDLVTRAGGALVIQAGTATSVRTREEEQSFNILEVSAHEVTLGLKRWTGSRFEAAEPVRFVEEEGGWSHAQVLKDPAEA